The following are encoded together in the Mycteria americana isolate JAX WOST 10 ecotype Jacksonville Zoo and Gardens chromosome 2, USCA_MyAme_1.0, whole genome shotgun sequence genome:
- the FZD1 gene encoding frizzled-1 translates to MAERRGPAASGGGEVGGGRRAGGGGRCPRLPPPPLLLLLLWAAALPAGGQPPAPQYNGERGISIPDHGYCQPISIPLCTDIAYNQTIMPNLLGHTNQEDAGLEVHQFYPLVKVQCSAELKFFLCSMYAPVCTVLEQALPPCRSLCERARQGCEALMNKFGFQWPDTLRCEKFPVHGAGELCVGQNASERGTPTPALRPESWTSNPHRGGTGGGPGGSGPGEPRGRFSCPRALKVPSYLNYRFLGEKDCGAPCEPGRLYGLMYFGPEELRFSRTWIGIWSVLCCASTLFTVLTYLVDMKRFSYPERPIIFLSGCYTAVAVAYIAGFLLEERVVCNERFAEDGSRTVAQGTKREGCTILFMMLYFFGMASSIWWVILSLTWFLAAGMKWGHEAIEANSQYFHLAAWAVPAIKTITILALGQVDGDVLSGVCFVGINNVDALRGFVLAPLFVYLFIGTSFLLAGFVSLFRIRTIMKHDGTKTEKLEKLMVRIGIFSVLYTVPATIVIACYFYEQAFREQWERSWVTQSCKSYAIPCPNNHSSHHPPMSPDFTVFMIKYLMTLIVGITSGFWIWSGKTLNSWRKFYTRLTNSKQGETTV, encoded by the coding sequence ATGGCCGAGCGGCGCGggccggcggcgagcggcggcggggaagttggcggcgggcggcgggcgggcggcggcggccggtgcccgcggctgccgccgccgccgctgctgctgctgctgctgtgggcggcggcgctgccggccgggggcCAGCCGCCGGCGCCGCAGTACAACGGCGAGCGGGGCATCTCCATCCCGGACCACGGCTACTGCCAGCCCATCTCCATCCCGCTCTGCACCGACATCGCCTACAACCAGACCATCATGCCCAACCTGCTGGGCCACACCAACCAGGAGGACgcggggctggaggtgcaccagTTCTACCCGCTGGTGAAGGTGCAGTGCTCGGCCGAGCTCaagttcttcctctgctccatgtACGCCCCGGTGTGCACCGTGCTGGAGCAGGCCCTGCCGCCGTGCCGCTCCCTCTGCGAGCGGGCCCGCCAGGGCTGCGAGGCCCTCATGAACAAGTTCGGCTTCCAGTGGCCCGACACGCTGCGCTGCGAGAAGTTCCCGGTGCACGGGGCCGGCGAGCTCTGCGTGGGGCAAAACGCCTCCGAGCGCGGCACCCCCACGCCCGCCCTGCGCCCCGAGAGCTGGACCAGCAACCCCCACCGCGGGGGCACCGGCGGCGGCCCTGGGGGCTCGGGGCCCGGCGAGCCCCGCGGGCGCTTCTCCTGCCCGCGGGCGCTGAAGGTGCCCTCCTACCTGAACTACCGCTTCCTGGGGGAGAAGGACTGCGGGGCGCCCTGCGAGCCCGGCCGCCTCTACGGGCTCATGTACTTCGGGCCCGAGGAGCTGCGCTTCTCCCGCACCTGGATTGGCATCTGGTCGGTGCTCTGCTGTGCCTCCACCCTCTTCACCGTCCTCACCTACCTGGTGGACATGAAGCGGTTCAGCTACCCTGAGCGGCCCATCATCTTCCTCTCGGGCTGCTACACGGCGGTGGCCGTGGCCTACATCGCCGGCTTCCTCCTGGAGGAGAGGGTGGTCTGCAACGAGCGCTTCGCCGAGGATGGCTCCCGCACCGTGGCACAGGGCACGAAGCGGGAGGGCTGCACCATCCTCTTCATGATGCTCTACTTCTTCGGCATGGCCAGCTCCATCTGGTGGGTCATCCTCTCCCTCACCTGGTTCCTGGCTGCCGGCATGAAGTGGGGCCATGAGGCCATCGAGGCCAACTCCCAGTACTTCCACctggctgcctgggctgtgcCGGCCATCAAGACCATCACTATCCTGGCCCTGGGGCAGGTGGACGGGGACGTCCTCAGCGGGGTCTGCTTTGTGGGCATCAACAATGTGGACGCCCTGCGGGGCTTCGTGCTGGCCCCCTTGTTCGTCTACCTGTTCATCGGCACCTCCTTCCTGCTGGCCGGCTTCGTGTCCCTCTTCAGGATCCGGACCATCATGAAGCATGACGGCACCAAGACGGAAAAGCTGGAGAAGCTGATGGTGAGGATAGGCATCTTCAGCGTCCTCTACACAGTGCCGGCCACCATCGTCATTGCCTGCTATTTTTACGAGCAAGCTTTTAGGGAAcagtgggagaggagctgggtcACGCAGAGCTGTAAGAGCTATGCCATCCCCTGCCCCAACAACCACAGCAGCCACCACCCGCCCATGAGCCCCGACTTCACTGTCTTCATGATCAAGTATCTCATGACCTTAATTGTGGGCATCACCTCGGGCTTCTGGATCTGGTCTGGGAAAACCCTGAACTCCTGGAGGAAGTTTTACACCAGGCTCACCAACAGCAAGCAGGGCGAGACCACCGTCTGA